One Echeneis naucrates chromosome 16, fEcheNa1.1, whole genome shotgun sequence genomic window, TAATCGGACACAATAGATACAAATTCTTGGCGTGACGAGTCTGATAACATCatgcaaagacattttaatttgacttcaCGTTGTCACTAATCTGTTCGGCAtcagtaaaaatatatttacctGCAGCTCTTCGGTGTTGCGCAACTTTGCGCTGCGATCTCTTGGTTCGTCTCCACAATATGCAGCCTAATCAGAGAGGGAGCTGACCTTCCTCCTGCACAAGTGAGAAAAGCTGCATTGGTAACAGTAACATCCCTCTGTACAAGTTTTATATGCTGCTTTCAAACAAATGACTTTATTGTGTTTGGATAGAGCACATTATGTGTGTGAAGAAAGAGTTACCCTTTGAGTGTAAGCTGCGTTGTCTTCGTGGTAATTGCTGACCCCCAGGGAGACGGTTAGCAGTTCCCCCTTCTTCCAGGTCTGTAGGTGCCGGCTTTTTGGATTTAGCAAAGTATAAGGGTGCTAAGGTGTGACTCAGCCGGTTTCTACCATGGCCATCTTTCTCCAACTGTCTGGACTTGCCCTTCTTATTCACAGTGCCTGGTGTGGGAACCAGGCTGCCTACATCTAGAGAAGGAGGAGAATTTACCAATTCTCAAGACAAATAAATACTGTACTGAAACGCATCTCATGTTTGTTGACTCACCTGTTGTGGATTGGTTGTTACTCAGTGTCAAGACTGTAGTTGATTGGTTGTTTATAGCTGTGGTTGAACAGCAAGCTACAACATCCAcgagagaatgagagaaaaggaTCACGTCTAAGTAGAATATATGTATTCGCTCATAAATTCTGAATGAGCAGAGTTTCAAAGTGTGGTTTCTTGCAGGGAGCGGACAGCTGTCGCTTGAGAGGAGCTTTACAGGTTTGAATTAGCCCTGAACAGATCAGGCCAGACTGGAGGCTACAGTCATTTGCTGAAATGAAAGTGTGAGACGGGCCGGGGCTGACTGGTTAGTGTGCTAACTTTCTGGGGGAAATTGTGCGATCAGCGGTGTTGCTTTGGACAGCTGGAGACAGCTCATAGCAAAGAAAAGGAATGAAGTTTAATGCTGAACTCACAGTTTTTCCTCTAGCAAATAGATGTTAATGCTAACAGAATACAAGAATACATAACGACAGCAAAACTTTAAAGCGCCTTTAAATGTACTTTTCCAAACCAGATTAAAGATGGTTTTGATCCTACAGGTCACTCACCGGATGCAGGGGTAGTGGATAGTGGCGTGTATGTACTCTTGCGTGAAGAGCCCAGCGCGGCTCTGGACCTGCGAAAATCAAATGAGTCAGTGCAGTAGGTGGAGGCCAAGCTTCAGATAAAAGTAATGATGCATTTAAAAGGTCATTCGTATTAGGGTGTTAAGACACATGACTCATGACCTTGATCTCCTTTCAGACAGGACAAACCAAGCACCCAACACCCAACTAAACAATCAAAGATAAGGGCCAAAGAGTAGATCAGAAAATTAAGAGTTGCAGGAAAGACAGGTGCTGAGAGCCTACcatggacagacaggtggacagaaagtTACAGTGGCAGTGAAGATGGGCATCCAAGAGATGTAGAGTACACAGGAAGGAACATAGCTACAGAAATCAGGGacagacatcatcatcattctggGAGAtattaaagaagaaagaagtgGATAATTGATCAAAGCACAACTGTGTGATTTCATCCAAAGCACTTACGCATCTTTCTCTGCGACGTCTCCTCTGTGGTGAAGAGTCAGCACGTACAGGACAGACATGGAAATCACGCTGTAGGAAGACACATAGAAATACAGCAGATTATTGCGTCATCACAGATAGCCCTGTCCATCCAACCAGTACCTTTTCGAACACATTCCCCTTCAGTCTCACCTGAAGGCCATGACTACGACCAGTGCCAGGATGGTTCCCTGCATGAACCTTTGACTGATGCAGCCTTGATCTGGAGTCGAGttctgaaatttaaaaaagcacATTACAAACCGCAAACAGCTGCGATGCCGCTTTTCACTAATTACACTATTTTACATACACTAATTATCACCACCAACCTTACTCCCCGGTTTGACTATCTTCTTCTTGAGCGGgccacttcctgtcctgctgAAATAGCTCCCTGATTGGCTACACGGACAAGAGTGGCAAAAGAAACACatggctttttttctgctcatacAAGATGCTCTCTGTTGACATGTAAAGTGCGATCTTCAAATTGCTGTCGATTGCTCACGGCTCTCACCTGACAGTGCCTCCACTCACAGTGCTCTTCATGCTGTCGAGACGACGCAGTTTGGCCAGTTTCCGACTCCAGCGCTCCAGTTCGTCTATACGAGTCTCCAGATTATCTGTCAGCTTACATAGCTCCTTCACTGCCCCCACATTCTCCATGAAGATACGTTCCTGTGAGAGCCATTAGAGTGTGTAATGGGAGTTTGTGCtgtatccgtgtgtgtgtgtgtgtgtgtgtgtgtgtgtaatggttACCTTGTTCACAACTAACAGGTTGGGAATGGTTTCTCCATTGGCGCAGACAACATCACCGCCCTCCTTCACTGCTTCAGGCAGGATTTGCTGAACCTCCTGAGCAATAACTCCTACAACAGGATATAAGAAGTGTTGAAGTTAAAAAGGGCAGGAAAGGCCTGACAAGATTCACAGGCACAGGACATGTGTGTGCATAATTCTGCACCAAGAGGAAAGAACAGATCCATTTTCGACGCATTGAGGTGATAATATGATAAACAGTGTACAGAGAAATGAGATGATGGAgctaaacatttaaatttgagCATAGGTTATTCATGAAGTTGTTACCAGTCTCTGCAGTGTTCTCTATGCCCACGGTGGCAGCAAACTCAGGCTTATACTGATAATGGACGAGCCTCATCTGAGAAATCCGTTTCAAATTGTCTGTTGTGTCGACCTACACACAGGCAGAGTGACAAAGACACCCATGCAGATGGTATGAAAACACAATGCTCATGATGCAgatgaaaatgttcaaatcaattacaatgaaaagacaaaattcAAAGTGAAACTGCTCAGTGTGGAGGACTGTGCTGAGCATGGGCCTATGTATGACGTGATGCATGATGACAAGCACAAAGCACACAGTGACGCACTGACAgtttggaaacacacacaagcatacacccatatacatacacactgaGTGTCATCCTGACCTCTTGGACATTTTCTTTGGCCCTTATGTCAGACGGGTGCACCAGAGAGCCCATGATTTTCACGTTGCCGTGGACGACAAGGGCTTCGTCGGGCCGATCAGTGTTGATGCCGACTCTTCCATGATGGTACACCGAGTCTGGAAGTTGGCCACGCTGCCACAGCACCTCATTGTCACTTTCAAACTGGCCTGGGTTAGATGCctgtaacagagagagaaagaaaagggtgCACAGACAAACTGTGGTTCAGATATTTCTACAGATTTgctaaaaagatgaaaataactGTAACGGTGAAGGAGTAGTCTGAAATTTTGGTACAATTTGCTTATTTGCCTTCTTGATGAGATatagatcaaatcaaatcagatttatttatttatccgaTGAGCAgattgacattttttctgttttgcttgcttttttgttgttcttttatgCTATGATAGGCTAACTAACTAACCAGATAGAAATGAGGAAAGGAAGCAAATAAGTGCGTTTCCCAAAATGTGGAACTACTCCTTTAACACAAAGTGAAGCCATAGAAAGATTCACATTTTAGCATGTAGCTTAGCCAGTGTTTAACTTCACTGAATGAGCAAAGATATTGATTAAGCTGGGATTTCCTTAAAGCACATTTagtcagaaacaggaagaggagtGTATAGCTTTCAAACTGCTCCTCTGATGCTTAAAGGCTCATATAAGAGTCGACCATCGCTGTCCAGTGAAAACCATGCATCTCAAAATCTGTGGAGTTCAAATTTCTACATGAACTGAGGGAAAGCAGCAAAACTTTCTTTATAtgttgagatttatttttttcctcctagttcttaagataaataaattattaaaaaccCCACTGCATAGGACACATGATGTTTACCGAACAAGGACAACAGAACTTTCATGGACTGAACTCCCGAAACGGTTAATTAGCAATTTGTAAGTATGTGGGGgatcacagcaacagctgtaAAAGTAATGACAAGGCAGTAAATGGATAAAGTGTGGAGATCTACACAGATCAGATTTTAAAGTGGCAGTTGTTACATTAGACCAAAAGAAAGGTGTCACATTCACAAGGGATATAATTGTTGAAGGAGGCAGACAGACATGGCCAGACGTTACCCTGACGATGATCCTCTCAGACACGTGAGCAGCCACAGTGTAGCTCTGACTGTGGGACTGAGCATGCAGCGCCACCACCAGCATGAAATACctgcaataacaaaaacacaccatgaGAAATGTGACTGCTCGCTTTCACTGGACCGTAGTTGCTAAGATGTTGACGATGACGATAACCATGTGATGGTGTGTGTCACCTCTGGTCAGGATTTGGTTTGCCCTTCTTCCTCATGTTGTTGGCTGTAGTCTCGCTGAAGTGGAGCCGTCCCACTGTGACTTTTGTGACCTGTTCTGGTGGCAAGGTGACactgaaataaaaccaaaaaaaaaaaaagaaaagataaatccTCTATCTTAAACTATTGTAGCTGTTTCAACAAAAGGATATTTTAATTCTGtcttaaaacaacaacagaaacgtATCCTAGTTTTCACCTGCCTGCTGTTCTTCCCTCTGTTTATACCATTCATTAATTTGTTTATGTGTCAGTGATGTGAGACCAAATCCATAACCCAaactttgtgttaaaatgttctTCAGTCTCTATTGAAGTTACACACAGTGGTGTGAAAGTTCCACCACCTGTAACTTCAGCTGGAGCTCACCATGGAAACATGGGAGACACCCTTTTTATTATGTCGCACTGATACCTCATATCAGCGCCAGATATATCTCTGGATAAATTACTGCACAAAATGAGGCCTACGGGTTTGTCCTTATGATGATGGGAGGCCCTTTTTATGGCTAATATAAAAGGGGAAGATCAGTTGCGTCAAGTCAAATTTGTTTTAGTTGGCTTCATAATGCGAGTTGTTTTATGATTAAGTTAAGTATTCAGACTCACAGCACTGGTTTGAAGGGTCTCTTGCTTCGGTCAGACTGTGACTGCTCCACACTGATGGACTGGTTCATGGCCTCCACCTTGGAATGTaagaatgaagaaagaaagaaatatactAAATAGACAGATTTTGCAATCATCTGTCACATTGGTGATGTGTGTATATTCCCTTCAGTCACCTTTACTCCGTTGAGTTTGAGATAGAAGCAGTCGATGGGCTGCAGACCGTcatttgtcttgatgtacttgGGGTCTCCCAGCATGCCTATGTAcactgtgacctggaaatggttCTTCTTCTGGCAAACAAAAGCATCATCAGCCAAGGAGAAGTTGAAACCCTTGTCAGCATCCACCCGGTATGTTGGCATTGGactaaaaacagagagagagagagaccaaaaTACATGAGTGATGTGAATACAAAACTTATATGAACTCACGTTTCTCATAAGTTCAGTGCAATGTGGCATCGTCTTTCACTAGGGGGAGACTCTTTGACCCCGTTGCAACGGCTTCTGCATGTTTTCAgggccaaacacacacagatgcttctGGGGTAAATGTAAAAACGGACAGGAGACGTAGCAAATCCTttgatttttctatttttctgttgcAATGGACACTTTTAAGTATGATGATTATGATTTAAGGAGCCGTGCATCATTGTTTGGGACTCCTGGAAACACTTGTTACCTCTGAGGAGCCCCTGGGCCTCCATTTAGGTGACATTATTTTACTACACAGAAGACTGCTCCTGAGAGAAATTCACGAAAACCCTCTGCCTCTTTTGCATAGGTGTGGTGTGCTCAAAGTTGTGATGGGCAACCAGGTGGTTGTGATAACACATCTGCAAGGTCTTGTGAGTTCATTGTAACCTTCCTCCCTATCTATACTTCTTTCAAATTTGGCATTGCAAAAGCACAAGTAGGTGCACATTAATTTATCCCTTTACCCCCTCCTCATGAAACCCTGTGCTGGTTCACTCCCCCGCACAGCTCACTTCTGAAGAATTTGTAGAACTCTGTAACCCTTCTAGTCCTTTGCCACTCCCCCTGTACAATTTGCTAAATTATCCATTTAAACAATTATAACTGCTTTCGTTTTTGACTCTGAAGAAAGTATGTGGCTCGCTTCGTTCCAAAATAAAGACCTCAAAAAGCACAGGTGTGCCAAAATAAATCCCACCCACAGCTCTTTGCAGTTCGCATCATACAGTGGTGTCCACTTGTTCTGCTGGTGAGGTTGCCACTTAATGCACTGATAGTTTGGGTCCAAGTATGCGTTGTCTGCATCCTGCATTAAACCTGCGACAAAGAGTTTGAAATGGCAGCAATTAAAATAGGACCAAAGACAGCTCAGAATGTCCAGAACTGCTCTACAAGTATCTTTATCTGAGTCAGAGTGAAAGGGTCGAGGGTAAGAGCAGGTGAGGATGAGGTagaggagatgaggaagagaagaaagatgCCTGCCTACCTGGTTCTTGTTTGATGATACCTGTGAGGATTTGGGAATTGAGCGTGCTGTTTGGAGAGTCTGAGTGCTTCCTCTTCTTGGCCTGGTGAACAGGGATGCCACTGTGTGAGGAAATGGAATCTAGGTCAAAAGCTGTGCACATCATTTCTCCCTTCTTGTCATACCCTGAGTTccaacccccctcccttcttccctccccACCGTATATCTTCATGACTCACTCTTGCCCCTGAGGATGCTGCAGGAGCTGATGAAGCATCTGTGTCTGCTGCATGTCTCCACTTCCGCTCGTGGCCAGGGCAATGGGGTACTGCGATATCACAGGCTCGGGCTTTAGGTACATGTCCCGATGCATGCTGGGATAGTGCCCATGTGGTGGAAGGGGTGGCGTTGGGGTCATATGACACATGTTCTCTGGTGTCATGGTCCTGATCATGTGCGGATCTAAATGAAAAGCAGAGATGGAGCTTATTCTTTATTCAATCATACAGGCTGTTTGCACAAAGAGTAACCTGAAGCCTCCTCAGCATCTATCTCTGCTTTAGATTTCATCTCACCATCCTGCTCCGCTTTCCTCCAACCTTGGCTAAAGGTACTTTCCAGTCTGAAACAGTGTTCAGACTGGAAGGATGCCAATCAGATAACACTATTCCACACCTTTTTATATATAGGCAAGACTAACACAGGTGCATGAATGGTAAGTAAGTACAGTAACAATTACTTTGAATATTGCTGTTCAACTTGCATATTGTACATGAAAACGCAAACTTTCTAGACAAACTGCAGATTAATAAATGGCAGATGTAAGCAGTTTTTTGTGACCTCAGGCATTGACTTGTTTGCACAAGACTTCAATTTCTCCTCACctgtataaaaacaaagaagtgaTGAGTAACAGATATTGGCTAAAAGGAGGAAGTCGCTGTGACCGATCTTTGAATACTTTGCTAACATCTGACTGAGTAAGTGCAGTCTACACATCGGGAGACCGTTTTGTTTCTTACATTGTCCACACGGAAGCAAAAAATTACTTACCATTCACCTGCTGTGGAGAGTACGGCTCTGAGCTGGAGTCCGGTGGGGACTCAGGTAGTGTCCTATAAACCACATAACAGAAAGCAGTACATGTTATATTCActaatataatattttcatgCTTTCAAAATATTAGAAATGGTAAAACAGTACCATGCTTCCAGTTGGAAAACTTCTATattcttcttattttctttaGTTCTTATCATAGGCTTGTGTACgtcaggactttttttttttttttttttttttgcaggttgtAATTTgactctctctctgcctgttatcagtctccctccccctcttgaCCAGCTAATGCTTTATTTGTACAAATGAAGCTTAATCAAGAATCGAGTATTGATTGCATAATGGACCTGCAGCAGGGTGTGTATCTGGTTTCGTTGtgcgcttaaaaaaaaaaacactgcgtCATATGCTGTAacttctgcatgttttcattttgaaatgtgagtGGGAATTTTTCCTAAGAAAATTCTAAGTATCAGCTCATTTGATATTCTCTCCCTCTTcacctctcccccccccccccacacacacaccatccttCTACCTCTGTGGAATCGTGCTCACCCTGGAGCGTAATGGCCCCGGTGCTCTGGTTTGATGTGagcctgttgctgctgctgctgctgttgccccAGGCAGGGGTAATTGTGTCGGAGGCCCAGGGAAGGACCTGGAGGGTAGGCGTTCTGACAGTTAGGGGGCCCAGGTGGAGGGGCTCCTTGGCGAAGGGGAATAGGGGGGCTCACACCACACACCAACCCCCCTGAGGAGGACACTCCTGCCTGGGGAGATGAGTAATTTGGTCCTGGGGTGCTGTGGACCTCCGAGAAACAGCTgcaagagagaagaagaggcagaaaaaaagagggattACCcttatcagaaaaaaacaaattcctttGTAACAACATGATCTGATTCAGTTGGTGCGTGTTGTTTTGACGTTGCTGGGCTGCGGAGTCCCCACTGACATGTCAGTGCTATCGTCCTCCTTGCTGATGTACTCTTCCAGGATACTGGTGTCGATGTTGGCTGGCTCCAGAGAACTGGTAATATCATGACCTGTAGTGAAGGGAGGGttggaaacagagagggagatggagagcatCTGGGAATTAGCAACGGGAACCTTTCAGCAActccacacactgacacaacaaGCGTCCACTGCTACAACTCCCTAAAAGACCAATCTGATGATATTatacaaaatcatttttgtattattattcaCAAAATGCAATCATCTTTTGCTTAAAACATGATGAATGTCTGCTGTGACTAACTGATCGGAAATGGTTGAGATTTCAAGGGTGGTCAACAGTCTAGTGATGTTAGTTGTCAATATAACAGATTACATTTGATTCAGTGCCTCTAGCAGTTTACATAGATGAAGTGGAATCACTCAGGTCTTCGGTCACTACTTCCATTTCACTCTCCTTTTCCACATCAGGAAAAAATAACAGTTCATGTAAAGTAACGCCATAATCACCAGATTTtgctctcccttttttcttttctcactgtaATTCTTTTATTACAGTGGGGATAAAGTAAAgggctgctgcttttcatttcgATTGGGATGATTTGAAATTTGTATGGTGGTACCAATATGTTAATTTTATAATTTCCTAATCATCCCCTTACTTACCATTACCAAAGCCTCATAAATCCCAAACACATGACCCCACTTAGTCGTTAAACACCGACATGTACAACAAGCACTTGTTTCTGTATATATTTAGAAAAGAATACATCACTTAGAATAAACTGAACTTTTCTATTGCTCACAGAATGATTCATGGGGAAATTTGTTTCAGGTTGTCAATGGTTGTCccaaagatggaggaaatgGAGTGAGTGGGGGCAGAAATGGGGCAGGATGGAGGGTGTGAAGCAGAGGGTGTGGGCCTGATATAAAGTGTGTGGGCAGGCATACCCTGGACTCTCACTCATACacttataaacacacacacacacacacacacacacacacacgcacacacacactttttctcaGATAGATTAAGCAGCTACTCAGTTGGGAATGCAAAGAATTTCTGTGTTAGCATTAGAAACAATTCTCTTTTCCCCATTTTTGTCTACTACTCTTTAATGAGTCAACTTTAGTCAGAAACTCAGACGAAATGTAATCTTTTTCTTACTATTGTCACAGATCCTTTCTTAACCGCCTACACACATTATTCACCACAATTTATTTAACGGATTATACCATCTTGTGAATAATGTGCTTGATCTCACCACAGGCCAGAGTTGACAAAGCGGGACAAACCACACATCGCGCATCAATCAACAAACCCACAAAAACCCGAAATACCATCCAAACAACCCAAAATGTAATGCTTAACACTATAAACCCTCGCATTAACACATGCTACGAGGAAAGTTCACACTGAGTGACTTGCTTCaccagacaaaaacagatgGTTAATGTCTTTTAATACATGCCTATGCAAGGGGAGAAAAGCAGGATGGTTCCCCTCAAATTAGATCCAGATGTGCACCCCACCCAAAAAGGCAGTAAATTTAAACTGGCGGGCCTGATAAGGTTAAAATACAGAGATGGTAGGTGAGGGGAGGGTACATAGATGGAGGCCGAAGAGAGTGAAGTCAAGAAAGACAGATAACCAGCTTGATGTCCAAGGATGGAATAATAGAGAGAGGAATCTGTGAGGAAAATGTCAGAGCGTATTCTGTATGAATCAGGCCTGTCGTGAAGGCCAGCTTTGTGTCCAAGAGCTCACTGTGGGAGCACAGTCAAGTTCAAGTTAAAAGTGGCTGAAGTTTAAGACCTAGcttgagaaagaaaaactactACCAAGGCCCATCGTTgtaggattattattattattttggaatACAGTTTTTTCTCAGGACCATGAGATAAGAATGTGGAAACAGTAGATCTgggtttcattaaaaaaattgttggaaataaaatcatctgACCAGCTCTTAATAAAAATATGTCCGGCACCTGGCTTAGCCAgagctttttattattattattattattattattattattttagactACTCAGATAAAATTATTTGATAGAAGCACTGCTGGAAATAAATGcctctcatttctcatttccatCAGTCTGCACCACAGTGGCTGATTTGGTTATTGAACTGGATCTTAAGTTATATAACCAACCTCGACAACCAACATAATTACTGTAAAAGTTGACTGAAAGAAAGTAGAAAGTTAACAGTTTCACACATcactgcacagaaacagcaaatgTTAAGTA contains:
- the myrf gene encoding myelin regulatory factor, whose protein sequence is MDVVDETEALQRFFEGHDITSSLEPANIDTSILEEYISKEDDSTDICFSEVHSTPGPNYSSPQAGVSSSGGLVCGVSPPIPLRQGAPPPGPPNCQNAYPPGPSLGLRHNYPCLGQQQQQQQQAHIKPEHRGHYAPGTLPESPPDSSSEPYSPQQVNDPHMIRTMTPENMCHMTPTPPLPPHGHYPSMHRDMYLKPEPVISQYPIALATSGSGDMQQTQMLHQLLQHPQGQDGIPVHQAKKRKHSDSPNSTLNSQILTGIIKQEPGLMQDADNAYLDPNYQCIKWQPHQQNKWTPLYDANCKELPMPTYRVDADKGFNFSLADDAFVCQKKNHFQVTVYIGMLGDPKYIKTNDGLQPIDCFYLKLNGVKVEAMNQSISVEQSQSDRSKRPFKPVLVTLPPEQVTKVTVGRLHFSETTANNMRKKGKPNPDQRYFMLVVALHAQSHSQSYTVAAHVSERIIVRVTSGHASNPGQFESDNEVLWQRGQLPDSVYHHGRVGINTDRPDEALVVHGNVKIMGSLVHPSDIRAKENVQEVDTTDNLKRISQMRLVHYQYKPEFAATVGIENTAETGVIAQEVQQILPEAVKEGGDVVCANGETIPNLLVVNKERIFMENVGAVKELCKLTDNLETRIDELERWSRKLAKLRRLDSMKSTVSGGTVSQSGSYFSRTGSGPLKKKIVKPGSKNSTPDQGCISQRFMQGTILALVVVMAFSVISMSVLYVLTLHHRGDVAEKDAYVPSCVLYISWMPIFTATVTFCPPVCPWSRAALGSSRKSTYTPLSTTPASACCSTTAINNQSTTVLTLSNNQSTTDVGSLVPTPGTVNKKGKSRQLEKDGHGRNRLSHTLAPLYFAKSKKPAPTDLEEGGTANRLPGGQQLPRRQRSLHSKGGRSAPSLIRLHIVETNQEIAAQSCATPKSCSYTVSLHGKRNSSLSQITLYMTSTNNVWVRQCGVTRGRLCSNHTEAELYGGHSTSTKGTRHLWSVSVLSFQDITYHFRVSPSSEVSCATEGEFSSYSDYHFLIQSNCV